In Topomyia yanbarensis strain Yona2022 chromosome 2, ASM3024719v1, whole genome shotgun sequence, one DNA window encodes the following:
- the LOC131684494 gene encoding DNA replication licensing factor Mcm3 — protein MADEDQRLRDIQREYLDFLDDEEDQGTYTNHVRKMITDDSKRLVVNVNDLRRKNPARASALLSSAFDEQLAFSRALKEYVSTVDSIYAKTHEDFFVAFEGSFGNKHVTPRSLTSRYLGNLVCVEGIVTKVSLIRPKVVKSVHYCVATKKVMERRYTDLTSFDAVPSSAVYPTNDDEGNPLETEYGLSVYKDHQTLSIQEMPEKAPAGQLPRSVDVICDDDLVDRCKPGDRVQIVGNYRCLPGKQGGYTTGTFRTIVIANNVSQLNKESTLSVTREEINLCKKLAKNNDIFELLSKSLAPSIHGHEYVKKAILCLLLGGIEKNLANGTRLRGDVNVLLIGDPSVAKSQLLRYVLNTAPRAITTTGRGSSGVGLTAAVTTDQETGERRLEAGAMVLADRGVVCIDEFDKMSDIDRTAIHEVMEQGRVTISKAGIHAALNARCSVLAAANPVYGRYDQYKTPMENIGLQDSLLSRFDLLFVMLDVIDSDHDRMISDHVVRMHRYRNPKEQDGDVLPMGISAVDMLSTINPESRDDKETPMYEKYDPLLHGSTRKRTDQILSMEFMRKYVHIAKCLKPKLTEAACELISNEYSRLRSQDLMDSDVARTQPVTARTLETLIRLSTAHAKARMARTVTEKDAQAAIELIQFAYFKKVLEKEKKKRKRTEDESDEDEEQLEEDDETGTQGSRANRRAKRTRTEDHDDSDTEELVTISPDAGDLTKRSTISAAVPGSSGTATTVPMETEPIVEAISDERFKIFKQGVHQAFRQAREQSLAIARLTKNIDENSGTEAFTQGEVRAAISRMTDDNQIMMHDDIVFLI, from the exons ATGGCCGACGAAGATCAGCGCCTTCGTGATATTCAGCGGGAGTATCTGGATTTTTTGGATGACGAG GAGGATCAAGGAACCTATACGAATCATGTTCGCAAAATGATAACGGACGATAGCAAACGGCTTGTTGTTAATGTGAACGATCTTCGTCGGAAGAATCCGGCCAGAGCGTCGGCACTGCTGAGCAGTGCATTTGACGAGCAACTGGCATTCTCCCGTGCCCTCAAAGAGTATGTGTCGACAGTGGATTCGATCTATGCGAAAACACACGAGGATTTCTTCGTGGCTTTCGAAGGAAGTTTTGGAAACAAACATGTTACACCCCGGTCACTCACCTCGCGTTATCTGGGCAATCTGGTTTGCGTGGAGGGAATCGTGACCAAGGTGTCGCTTATTCGACCGAAAGTGGTCAAAAGTGTACACTATTGCGTTGCTACCAAGAAAGTAATGGAACGTCGGTACACAGATTTGACTTCTTTCGATGCAGTTCCATCCAGTGCAGTATACCCCACCAATGACGATGAAGGGAATCCTCTGGAGACCGAGTATGGACTCTCTGTATACAAGGATCACCAAACCTTGAGCATTCAGGAAATGCCAGAGAAAGCACCGGCGGGACAGTTGCCAAGATCGGTAGATGTCATTTGTGACGATGATTTGGTTGATCGCTGTAAGCCTGGAGATCGTGTACAGATTGTTGGAAATTATCGCTGTTTGCCCGGAAAGCAGGGTGGCTATACAACAGGAACTTTTCGCACAATTGTAATAGCGAATAATGTTTCACAGTTAAATAAGGAGAGCACGTTGAGTGTTACGAGAGAGGAGATTAATTTGTGCAAGAAGTTAGCTAAAAATAACGATATCTTCGAATTACTTTCTAAGAGCTTGGCTCCTTCCATCCACGGTCATGAATATGTAAAGAAAGCAATACTTTGTCTTCTTTTGGGTGGAATTGAGAAAAATTTGGCAAACGGAACAAGACTTCGAGGTGATGTAAATGTTCTGCTTATTGGTGATCCCAGCGTGGCCAAGTCTCAGCTGTTGCGTTATGTTCTGAACACGGCTCCACGTGCGATCACTACAACCGGACGAGGTTCCAGTGGCGTTGGTTTGACGGCTGCTGTTACTACTGATCAGGAAACTGGCGAACGTCGATTGGAAGCCGGTGCGATGGTCCTAGCCGATCGCGGTGTTGTTTGTATCGACGAGTTTGATAAGATGAGCGACATTGACCGGACGGCCATTCACGAGGTCATGGAACAGGGCAGAGTAACCATTTCGAAAGCAGGAATTCATGCGGCACTTAATGCCAGGTGTTCGGTGCTTGCCGCGGCCAATCCGGTGTACGGAAGG TATGATCAGTACAAAACTCCGATGGAAAATATTGGGCTGCAGGATTCATTGCTTTCTCGTTTTGATCTGCTGTTCGTGATGTTAGATGTGATTGACAGCGATCATGATCGGATGATTTCGGATCACGTAGTGCGAATGCATCGATACCGTAATCCCAAGGAACAGGATGGAGATGTGCTTCCGATGGGCATCAGTGCAGTCGACATGCTATCCACCATTAACCCTGAATCGCGTGACGATAAAGAAACGCCTATGTATGAGAAGTATGATCCACTGTTGCACGGAAGTACCCGGAAGCGAACAGATCAAATCCTTTCAATGGAATTTATGCGCAAGTACGTTCATATTGCTAAATGCTTAAAGCCAAAACTGACCGAAGCCGCTTGTGAACTGATTTCAAACGAGTATTCACGACTTCGCTCCCAAGATTTGATGGACTCGGACGTAGCTCGCACGCAACCGGTGACTGCTCGTACCCTGGAAACGCTGATCCGTCTTTCTACAGCTCACGCCAAGGCTCGCATGGCTCGCACTGTAACCGAAAAGGATGCCCAAGCAGCAATCGAACTAATTCAGTTTGCCTACTTTAAAAAAGTGTTGGAAAAGGAAAAGAAGAAGCGCAAAAGAACCGAGGACGAATCGGATGAAGACGAAGAGCAGCTCGAAGAGGACGATGAGACCGGTACTCAAGGTTCTCGTGCAAATCGTCGTGCGAAGCGAACCAGAACCGAAGATCACGATGACTCCGATACGGAGGAGCTGGTCACAATCTCACCGGATGCAGGTGATCTCACGAAACGGTCTACAATTTCGGCAGCTGTGCCTGGTTCGAGTGGAACTGCTACTACGGTTCCGATGGAGACTGAACCGATTGTAGAAGCGATATCCGACGAACGGTTTAAGATCTTCAAACAGGGTGTGCACCAAGCGTTCCGACAGGCTCGCGAACAATCGCTTGCAATTGCACGGCTGACGAAGAATATTGATGAAAATAGCGGAACAGAGGCGTTCACTCAGGGTGAAGTGAGGGCAGCTATTTCAAGGATGACGGACGATAATCAGATAATGATGCACGATGACATCGTCTTCCTAATTTAG
- the LOC131684493 gene encoding ER membrane protein complex subunit 2-like, producing MSYNVDEMSWTDVRNLFRKWRDDNERKSDDVMQLWDVILSEKQNKLGNERHLVLEQVMIAALDCNRIETAEDCIRILTAEFPGSLRILKYKSMLLEALERYDDALDVLDQIIKKDETNAAPRKRKVAIYKAQGRTADAIRELCDYMKRFMSDQEGWHELCSIYLSEGEYAKAAFCMEEVLLHNPHSHLIHQRLADIRYTMGGLDNIEIAKSYYCQAVKLNQNNLRALYGLFLCCGHIANSKATISKRKEVQKLAQWAIGQIQQRTISSGAALSKSSKSTEKHPKDEVAALEQAFSGLDIAKAN from the exons ATGTCATATAATGTAGATGAGATGAGTTGGACAG ATGTCCGGAATCTGTTCCGAAAGTGGCGGGACGATAATGAGCGCAAGAGTGACGATGTGATGCAGTTATGGGACGTAATTTTGTCGGAAAAACAGAACAAACTCGGTAACGAACGTCATCTGGTGCTTGAACAGGTTATGATTGCAGCACTCGACTGTAATCGAATTGAGACTGCAGAAGATTGCATCCGGATACTGACAGCTGAGTTTCCCGGTAGTTTGCGTATCTTGAAATATAAGTCAATGCTGCTGGAAGCATTAGAACGGTACGACGACGCACTGGACGTGTTAGATCAGATCATCAAGAAAGACGAAACGAATGCTGCTCCCCGGAAGCGAAAAGTTGCTATCTACAAAGCTCAAGGAAGAACGGCCGATGCAATACGAGAACTGTGTGATTACATGAAACGGTTTATGTCGGATCAGGAAGGATGGCACGAGTTGTGTAGCATATATCTCTCTGAAGGGGAGTATGCCAAAGCGGCATTCTGCATGGAGGAAGTGCTGCTGCACAATCCACACAGTCATCTAATTCATCAGAGGTTGGCGGATATACGTTACACTATG GGTGGTCTCGATAATATCGAAATTGCAAAATCGTACTACTGTCAGGCTGTCAAGCTAAATCAGAATAATCTCCGCGCTCTTTATGGGTTGTTTTTG TGTTGTGGCCATATTGCTAATTCAAAGGCCACCATCAGTAAGCGGAAGGAGGTTCAAAAGCTGGCGCAATGGGCGATCGGGCAGATTCAGCAAAGAACGATTTCATCGGGAGCGGCTTTATCGAAAAGTAGCAAATCTACAGAAAAGCATCCAAAAGATGAAGTTGCCGCCCTGGAGCAAGCATTCAGCGGACTGGATATTGCCAAAGCAAATTGA
- the LOC131684492 gene encoding zinc finger protein 883-like, with protein MKTKEQPDTISLDQLSLAFTCRTCLNTDSRQLLIPIFEDHKASGKSPYDLFDQLLFLKLKISENDGFPANICSNCMERLATVNAFRTQCEKAQEFLDRYFAVLPQEQLADCKKDPDEEYTELEYLTEPNNDEVQLKTEASSDELLCPVCNKAYKRKVHLERHVESHNQKQLETTHSLSVSLTNSVGGCPEDVSSESLMLTKKAECRFCGDTFASNEVLAAHTKESHPKDRPFSCPICKKAFQSISNRNNHLHLHNQDNPFKCAHCGQTFKSKVYLNRHRKAIHTIGSHSCNQCGATFTNTTKYEYHLKSHDPNKKYKCTYCTKSFIQQHHLLNHERTHTGKRPFLCNVCGKGFKHEPSFKVHLKIHEGIRTHVCSICSKAFVQRSSYIQHMAKHKNIRTFQCEQCGKSFIQRNSLLAHLKGHSVDRLQRCEPCNTTFSSSKQLTDHNLKLHSERLMGQEEFGDSLKTEPEKPDVKEKNPTSFYKLMPYACKLCSKSFRLPSSLTTHMKIHNEERKYVCEECGSTFKRAEHLRVHVNGIHLKRKPYSCEVCHKSFAQSGDRNVHMRRHTNEKPHQCTYCGKAFRLAKALRAHVRLHTGEKPFLCVICSMTFISYTALACHTQKHQEEGQSRPLMIETSATDPALATRALIPETRSKVFGD; from the exons ATGAAAACCAAAGAGCAACCGGACACGATCAGTTTGGATCAGTTGTCCCTCGCCTTTACTTGTCGGACCTGCTTGAATACGGATTCGCGACAACTGTTGATTCCGATATTCGAGGATCACAAAGCCAGTGGCAAATCGCCGTACGACCTCTTTGATCAGCTGCTTTTCCTGAAACTAAAG ATATCTGAAAACGATGGCTTTCCTGCTAATATTTGTAGCAACTGCATGGAGCGACTTGCCACAGTGAACGCTTTCAGGACCCAGTGTGAAAAAGCCCAGGAGTTTTTAGATCGCTATTTTGCCGTGCTCCCCCAAGAGCAGTTGGCTGACTGTAAGAAGGATCCCGACGAAGAATACACAGAGTTAGAATATTTAACTGAGCCAAACAACGATGAAGTTCAATTGAAGACAGAAGCATCGAGCGATGAACTGCTGTGTCCTGTGTGCAATAAGGCTTACAAGAGGAAGGTCCACCTGGAGCGACATGTGGAAAGTCACAATCAGAAGCAATTGGAAACTACTCATTCACTGAGCGTGTCTCTGACTAATAGCGTTGGCGGCTGTCCAGAAGATGTTAGTTCAGAATCTCTAATGCTCACAAAAAAGGCTGAATGTCGTTTCTGTGGTGATACATTTGCATCCAATGAAGTTTTGGCAGCACACACTAAAGAATCTCATCCGAAGGATCGTCCATTTTCTTGTCCAATATGTAAAAAGGCCTTCCAAAGTATATCAAACCGTAACAATCATTTGCACTTACACAATCAGGATAATCCTTTCAAATGTGCTCATTGTGGACAGACATTCAAGAGTAAGGTTTATTTGAACAGGCACAGAAAAGCAATTCACACGATAGGCAGTCATAGCTGTAATCAATGTGGTGCAACTTTTACCAACACAACCAAATATGAGTACCATTTGAAGTCGCACGACCctaacaaaaaatacaaatgtACTTACTGTACAAAATCATTTATCCAGCAGCACCATCTGTTAAACCATGAGAGAACTCACACCGGAAAGCGCCCTTTCTTATGCAACGTTTGTGGTAAAGGATTTAAGCATGAGCCAAGTTTCAAAGTTCATCTCAAAATCCACGAAGGCATTCGAACGCACGTTTGTTCAATCTGTTCCAAAGCTTTTGTCCAGCGAAGCAGCTACATTCAGCATATGGCTAAACATAAAAACATTCGAACGTTTCAGTGTGAACAATGTGGAAAGAGTTTTATCCAGCGTAACTCGTTGCTGGCGCATTTGAAAGGACATTCCGTTGACCGATTGCAGCGATGCGAGCCTTGCAACACAACGTTCAGTTCATCCAAGCAACTTACGGATCACAATTTAAAGTTACATAGCGAACGGCTCATGGGTCAGGAAGAATTCGGCGATTCATTGAAGACGGAACCAGAAAAACCTGATGTTAAGGAGAAGAACCCTACTTCATTCTACAAACTGATGCCGTACGCATGTAAACTGTGTAGTAAATCTTTCCGATTACCTTCTTCGCTTACAACGCACATGAAAATACACAACGAGGAACGAAAGTATGTTTGTGAAGAGTGTGGCAGTACCTTCAAGAGGGCTGAACATCTGCGAGTTCACGTAAATGGAATTCACTTGAAACGCAAACCATATAGCTGTGAG GTTTGCCATAAATCTTTTGCACAATCTGGTGACAGAAATGTCCATATGAGACGACACACGAATGAAAAACCCCATCAATGTACATACTGCGGCAAGGCTTTTAGATTAGCTAAAGCCCTTAGGGCTCATGTTCGGTTACACACCGGAGAGAAGCCGTTTTTGTGCGTCATTTGTAGTATGACTTTTATTTCCTATACTGCACTTGCCT gTCACACTCAAAAGCATCAGGAAGAAGGACAGAGTCGCCCGTTGATGATAGAAACCAGTGCAACTGATCCGGCGCTTGCTACAAGGGCCTTGATTCCTGAAACGCGAAGTAAAGTATTCGGGGACTAA